The proteins below are encoded in one region of Alistipes communis:
- a CDS encoding SLOG family protein has translation MDRSREHTAAFTGHRRYDGECDDALRAVVRELYGRGFRVFWSGMALGFDLAAAEAVLALRGELPGLWLCCAVPFPGQADRFPEADRLRYMRILDRADEVATLAPRYEPRCYLRRDEFMVERSAAVVAWFDGGKGGTRYTWDYARRCKAERINLWCDGQQELF, from the coding sequence ATGGATCGATCGAGGGAACATACGGCGGCATTTACCGGACATCGACGCTACGACGGCGAGTGCGACGACGCATTGCGTGCCGTCGTGCGGGAGCTGTACGGCCGGGGTTTCCGTGTGTTTTGGAGCGGCATGGCCCTGGGATTCGACCTCGCGGCCGCCGAGGCGGTGCTCGCCCTGCGCGGGGAACTGCCCGGATTGTGGCTCTGCTGCGCCGTTCCTTTCCCCGGGCAGGCGGATCGTTTTCCGGAGGCGGATCGCCTCCGATATATGCGGATTCTCGATCGGGCGGACGAGGTGGCGACGCTCGCTCCGCGTTATGAACCGCGTTGTTACCTGCGCCGCGACGAGTTTATGGTGGAGCGGTCGGCCGCCGTCGTGGCATGGTTCGACGGCGGCAAGGGAGGGACGCGCTATACCTGGGATTATGCGCGGCGCTGCAAGGCGGAGCGGATCAACTTGTGGTGCGACGGTCAACAGGAACTTTTCTGA
- a CDS encoding cation:proton antiporter domain-containing protein translates to MKKVLTFSLLLVLGLVASQLLPGLLGADYTSFKMCSDTLLYVCLAFIMINVGREFEIEKGEWRSYVSDYFIAMATAAVPWIFITLYYMFVMLPSVYWGDAEAWKENLLLSRFAAPTSAGILFTMLAALHLKSSWMYRKIQVLAIFDDLDTILLMIPLQIAMIGLQWQMFVVVAIVTLLLVAGWRKLGHYDLRQDWKSILLYAVVVFALTQGLYALTASLFGESGGIHIEVLLPAFVLGMTMRHRHVDSAAEARASSFVSFLFMFLVGVSMPLFIGVQHAEALSGHHSVTGSQPMMSWGTIAVHVLIVSLLSNLGKLFPVFFYRDRKLSERLALSIGMFTRGEVGAGVIFIALGYNLGGPVLIVSVLTIVLNLILTGGFVLLVKRLALKAYGTQPS, encoded by the coding sequence ATGAAAAAAGTCCTTACCTTTTCCCTTTTACTCGTATTGGGGCTCGTCGCCTCGCAATTGCTGCCGGGGCTGCTGGGTGCCGATTACACTTCGTTCAAGATGTGCTCCGATACGCTGTTGTACGTCTGTCTGGCGTTTATCATGATCAACGTCGGCCGGGAGTTCGAGATCGAAAAGGGCGAGTGGCGCTCCTATGTAAGCGACTATTTCATCGCAATGGCCACGGCCGCCGTGCCGTGGATTTTCATTACGCTCTACTACATGTTCGTGATGCTCCCGTCCGTCTACTGGGGCGACGCCGAAGCATGGAAGGAGAACCTGCTGCTGAGCCGGTTCGCCGCCCCGACCTCGGCCGGTATCCTCTTCACGATGCTGGCGGCGCTGCACCTCAAATCGAGTTGGATGTACCGCAAGATCCAGGTGCTGGCGATTTTCGACGACCTGGACACCATCCTGCTGATGATTCCCCTGCAAATAGCGATGATCGGCCTTCAATGGCAGATGTTCGTCGTCGTGGCGATCGTGACGCTGTTGCTGGTCGCGGGATGGCGGAAACTGGGGCATTACGACCTGCGGCAGGACTGGAAATCGATCCTGCTCTACGCCGTCGTCGTTTTTGCACTTACGCAGGGGCTTTACGCGCTCACCGCTTCGCTGTTCGGCGAGTCGGGCGGCATTCATATCGAGGTGCTCCTGCCTGCCTTCGTATTGGGCATGACGATGCGTCACCGCCATGTGGATTCGGCGGCCGAGGCGCGCGCGTCGTCGTTCGTGTCGTTCCTGTTCATGTTTCTGGTCGGCGTCAGTATGCCGCTGTTCATCGGCGTGCAGCACGCCGAGGCATTGTCCGGCCATCATTCGGTGACGGGCTCGCAGCCCATGATGTCGTGGGGGACGATCGCCGTGCATGTGCTGATCGTCTCGCTGCTGTCGAATCTCGGCAAGCTCTTTCCCGTCTTTTTCTACCGCGACCGCAAACTGAGCGAGCGGCTGGCGCTTTCGATCGGTATGTTCACACGCGGCGAAGTGGGCGCCGGCGTGATCTTCATCGCGCTGGGGTATAACCTCGGCGGCCCGGTGCTGATCGTCTCGGTGCTGACGATCGTGCTCAACCTGATCCTCACGGGCGGCTTCGTCCTGCTGGTGAAACGGTTGGCGCTGAAAGCCTACGGGACGCAGCCGTCATAG
- a CDS encoding DEAD/DEAH box helicase yields the protein MNFQELNLPNALLRALRDKEYERPTPIQMQAIPAALEGRDILGTAQTGTGKTAAFALPVLANLLRRPPVGRGRPIRALILTPTRELALQIDESLGDYAKYTPLRTCVVFGGVNQRPQIDCLKRGVDVLTATPGRLLDLIGQGHISLKQIEFFVLDEADRMLDMGFIHDIRRLLPLLPGQRQTLLFSATMPKTIERLAADLLNDPVRVAVEPVASVVDTIEQRLCYVEKPEKKQALISALKENDGRSVLVFSRTKHGADRIARIVSKAGIGCDAIHGDKSQTARQRALSNFKAGKTRVIVATDIAARGIDIDQLEMVINYDLPDVAETYVHRIGRTGRAGHSGMALTFCASDERPMLADIQKLTGKKLRVIAG from the coding sequence ATGAATTTTCAGGAATTGAATTTGCCGAATGCGCTGTTGCGCGCATTGCGGGACAAGGAATACGAACGACCCACGCCCATTCAGATGCAGGCGATCCCCGCCGCTTTGGAAGGCCGGGATATCCTCGGTACGGCCCAGACGGGTACGGGCAAGACGGCAGCCTTCGCGCTGCCTGTTCTGGCGAACCTGCTGCGTCGGCCGCCCGTCGGCCGCGGACGTCCGATCCGGGCGCTGATCCTCACGCCCACGCGCGAACTGGCGTTGCAGATCGACGAGTCGCTCGGCGACTACGCCAAGTACACGCCGCTGCGTACCTGCGTCGTTTTCGGCGGCGTGAACCAGCGTCCGCAGATCGACTGCTTGAAGCGCGGCGTCGATGTGCTGACAGCTACGCCGGGGCGTCTGCTCGACTTGATCGGGCAGGGGCATATCTCGTTGAAGCAGATCGAATTTTTCGTACTCGACGAGGCCGACCGGATGCTCGACATGGGATTCATCCACGACATCCGGCGCTTGCTGCCGTTGCTTCCCGGACAGCGCCAGACGTTGCTCTTCTCGGCGACGATGCCCAAGACGATCGAACGGTTGGCCGCCGATCTGCTGAACGATCCCGTGCGCGTCGCCGTCGAACCGGTGGCGTCGGTGGTCGATACGATCGAGCAGCGGCTCTGCTACGTGGAGAAACCCGAAAAGAAGCAGGCCCTGATCTCGGCGCTGAAAGAGAACGACGGCCGTTCGGTGCTGGTCTTCTCGCGCACGAAGCACGGTGCCGACCGCATCGCGCGGATCGTGTCGAAGGCCGGTATCGGTTGCGACGCGATCCACGGCGACAAGTCGCAGACGGCGCGCCAGCGCGCCCTGTCGAATTTCAAGGCGGGAAAAACGCGCGTGATCGTAGCGACCGACATCGCCGCGCGCGGTATCGATATCGATCAGTTGGAAATGGTCATCAACTACGACTTGCCCGATGTCGCCGAGACCTACGTGCACCGGATCGGCCGCACGGGCCGTGCGGGGCATTCGGGGATGGCACTGACTTTCTGTGCATCGGACGAACGTCCCATGCTGGCCGATATTCAGAAACTCACGGGCAAGAAACTGCGCGTGATCGCAGGCTAA
- a CDS encoding YtxH domain-containing protein, which translates to MKGSCFFAMLGGMVLGSVITLLATPKSGAEVRGQIKDLVNREARKVRDKYHEVEGKVEEAAAKK; encoded by the coding sequence ATGAAAGGTTCTTGTTTTTTCGCGATGCTGGGCGGTATGGTGCTCGGCTCGGTCATTACCCTGCTGGCTACCCCGAAGTCGGGAGCCGAAGTGCGGGGACAGATCAAAGATCTCGTAAACCGCGAAGCCCGGAAAGTCCGCGACAAATACCACGAGGTCGAGGGTAAGGTCGAAGAAGCCGCCGCCAAAAAGTAA
- a CDS encoding acyl-CoA dehydrogenase family protein: protein MANFFLDNKDLQYHLEHPLMRKIVELKERGFAEKDTYDYAPQNFEDAMDSYRKVLAIAGEVCGDVIAPNAESVDHEGPKVVNDHVVYAEGTQRNLDAVVKAGLSGLTLPRKYDGLNFPLLCFVMTNEMVARADAGFENIWGLQDCAETLNEFASEELKQKYLPWVSAGATCAMDLTEPDAGSDLGAVMLKATWSEQKGTWLLNGVKRFITNGDGDVSLVLARTEEGTTDARGLSMLVYDKRDGGVKVRRIENKLGIKGSPTCELVFTNAPAQLVGDRKMGLIKYVMSLMNAARLGIGAQSVGLCEAAYREALKYANERAQFGKNIIRFAAISEMLSNMKAKTQGVRALLYETTRFVEIYKQYTHISHERPLEAEERQEMKYYNKLADGFTPLLKLFSSEYANQMAYDAIQIHGGSGFMKDYACERLYRDARIMNIYEGTSQLQVVAAINHVTKGTYLEQIKRYEEAGHIEAVQPLVERLVSLRAKFEEAVAHVEQIEKETCGFKELHARRLVEMAGYLAITHLLALQAGDREEYLLSAEIYGKLAASKIEEAYAYVMASTAADVELFKKIESETLC from the coding sequence ATGGCTAATTTCTTTTTAGATAACAAGGATTTGCAGTACCACCTCGAGCATCCGCTGATGCGTAAGATCGTGGAACTGAAAGAGCGCGGATTCGCCGAGAAGGACACCTATGATTATGCGCCGCAGAATTTCGAAGACGCCATGGACTCCTACCGCAAGGTGTTGGCGATCGCGGGCGAGGTGTGCGGCGACGTGATCGCCCCCAACGCCGAGAGCGTGGATCACGAGGGGCCGAAGGTGGTGAACGACCATGTGGTCTACGCCGAGGGCACGCAGCGCAATCTGGACGCGGTCGTCAAGGCCGGCCTGAGCGGTCTGACGTTGCCGCGCAAGTACGACGGCCTGAATTTCCCGCTGCTCTGCTTCGTGATGACCAACGAGATGGTGGCGCGCGCCGATGCCGGCTTCGAGAATATCTGGGGCTTGCAGGACTGCGCCGAGACGCTCAACGAGTTCGCCTCGGAGGAGCTCAAACAGAAGTACCTGCCGTGGGTTTCGGCCGGTGCGACCTGTGCGATGGATCTCACGGAGCCGGATGCCGGTTCGGATCTGGGAGCCGTGATGTTGAAGGCCACGTGGTCGGAGCAGAAGGGCACATGGCTCCTGAACGGCGTGAAGCGTTTCATCACCAACGGCGACGGCGACGTATCGCTGGTGCTGGCCCGTACCGAGGAGGGTACGACCGACGCCCGCGGCCTGTCGATGCTCGTCTACGACAAGCGCGACGGCGGCGTGAAGGTGCGCCGCATCGAGAACAAGCTCGGAATCAAGGGCTCGCCCACGTGCGAGCTGGTCTTCACCAACGCTCCGGCACAGTTGGTCGGCGACCGTAAGATGGGCCTCATCAAATATGTGATGTCGCTGATGAACGCCGCCCGTCTGGGTATCGGCGCGCAGTCGGTGGGGTTGTGTGAAGCGGCCTACCGCGAAGCGCTGAAATACGCCAACGAGCGTGCGCAGTTCGGCAAGAACATTATCCGCTTCGCCGCGATTTCGGAGATGCTGTCGAACATGAAGGCCAAGACGCAGGGCGTGCGTGCGCTGCTCTACGAGACGACCCGTTTCGTGGAGATCTACAAGCAGTACACCCATATCTCGCACGAGCGTCCGCTCGAAGCGGAGGAGCGCCAGGAGATGAAATACTACAACAAACTGGCCGACGGCTTCACGCCGCTGCTGAAACTCTTCTCGTCGGAGTACGCCAACCAGATGGCCTACGACGCGATCCAGATTCACGGCGGTTCGGGTTTCATGAAGGATTATGCCTGCGAACGGCTCTACCGCGACGCCCGTATCATGAATATCTACGAGGGCACGTCGCAGTTGCAGGTCGTGGCGGCGATCAACCACGTGACTAAGGGCACCTATCTCGAACAGATCAAGCGTTACGAGGAAGCCGGGCATATCGAGGCCGTGCAGCCGCTCGTGGAGCGGCTCGTCTCGCTGCGCGCGAAGTTCGAGGAGGCGGTCGCCCATGTCGAGCAGATCGAGAAGGAGACCTGCGGCTTCAAGGAACTCCATGCCCGCCGTCTGGTCGAAATGGCCGGTTACCTGGCCATTACGCACCTGTTGGCGTTGCAGGCCGGAGATCGTGAGGAGTACCTCCTTTCGGCCGAAATCTACGGAAAACTCGCCGCCTCGAAGATCGAAGAGGCTTACGCCTACGTCATGGCTTCGACGGCCGCCGACGTGGAGCTGTTCAAGAAGATCGAGTCGGAGACGCTCTGTTAA